The proteins below come from a single Malus domestica chromosome 03, GDT2T_hap1 genomic window:
- the LOC103434690 gene encoding uncharacterized protein, translating to MEIPEESMVEEREELMVSPPGGNPFLKKSYFLKPTSQNSSIDELHFKLQALISSLPSRFEPDTWPLKVNFPGWPQLERNSWKTWVHRMAYVHQSTWKKAGIYEAVLNSTYQIRRQKGLVFGFGEKWCSETNTFIFPWGEATITLEDAMVLGGYSVLGDSVFSPLKTTEVREINKKLVEGRKEIYWNNGQVTTQIWQNKFMNSGSEIEHEAFLVFWLCRYVFLNPPYRIHNTVFSIAIHLARGTRIALAPAVLASIYRDLGVLKKAIVESNRLDRSSDAVLDQTLKSPLQLVQVWAWERFSDLRPENPNPLKYGEPRMARWDKVDGLEVGNLRKVLDSAGEDFLWRPYALDVVENWCLPKYYPQEEKWVLVGPDLDDELLSFVRCLSVCELVVFGGTTENYLPHRVSLQFGYDQDLPCSITQFNQDPYRAWKHYIKKIKNVKLYLPSRLSEADVSTRYLKWWKQSVAGPKDACEAAVPQKKRSKRTKSKQWFLLRANYPSVTPGFPPKGATETDDLMDEDEQTILELSKDPVDEDKLTISELLKYSKKDESFGIRQSSESVKLSGQDQKLACPVAEESSVNTMKLGEDIVSTVDNGCASSSTLFEKRLWELNSRCTRLESLVSELEAHSFGCNFWESF from the coding sequence ATGGAGATCCCAGAAGAATCAATggtggaagagagagaagagttgATGGTTTCACCACCTGGTGGCAACCCATTTCTCAAAAAATCCTACTTTTTAAAACCCACTTCGCAAAAttcctccattgatgaactcCATTTCAAGCTCCAAGCTTTAATCTCCTCCCTCCCATCCCGTTTTGAGCCAGATACATGGCCTTTGAAGGTCAATTTCCCGGGATGGCCGCAACTAGAGAGAAATAGTTGGAAAACTTGGGTGCATCGTATGGCATATGTGCACCAATCTACGTGGAAGAAGGCTGGTATTTATGAAGCAGTCCTCAATTCGACGTACCAAATACGAAGACAGAAGGGTTTGGTTTTCGGGTTTGGTGAGAAATGGTGTTCTGAGACGAATACGTTCATTTTTCCGTGGGGTGAAGCAACAATCACATTGGAGGATGCTATGGTTCTAGGCGGTTACTCGGTTTTAGGGGACTCTGTTTTCAGCCCTTTGAAAACCACAGAAGTCAGGGAAATCAACAAGAAATTAGTTGAAGGGAGAAAAGAAATTTACTGGAATAATGGACAGGTTACCACACAGATATGGCAGAACAAGTTCATGAACAGTGGGAGTGAAATCGAGCACGAAGCGTTTCTCGTGTTTTGGTTGTGCAGGTATGTTTTTCTAAATCCTCCATATCGGATACATAACACTGTTTTCTCTATAGCAATTCATTTAGCTAGGGGGACCCGAATTGCGCTTGCACCGGCTGTTCTTGCCAGCATTTATAGAGATTTGGGTGTGTTGAAGAAGGCAATTGTCGAATCGAACAGATTAGATAGAAGTAGTGATGCTGTTTTAGACCAAACCCTCAAGTCACCGTTGCAGTTAGTGCAGGTATGGGCATGGGAACGATTCTCGGACCTTAGGCCAGAAAACCCCAATCCTCTTAAATATGGTGAGCCAAGAATGGCAAGATGGGATAAAGTAGATGGTCTGGAAGTTGGAAACTTGAGAAAGGTTTTAGACTCCGCCGGAGAGGACTTCTTGTGGCGCCCTTATGCATTGGATGTCGTTGAGAACTGGTGTTTACCCAAATACTATCCACAAGAGGAAAAGTGGGTTTTGGTTGGTCCTGATTTGGATGATGAGTTACTGTCATTTGTTAGATGCTTGAGCGTCTGTGAGCTAGTTGTATTTGGTGGTACTACAGAGAATTATCTTCCGCATCGGGTATCTCTACAATTTGGTTACGATCAAGACCTTCCTTGTTCTATTACTCAATTTAATCAAGATCCCTATAGAGCCTGGAAGCATTACATCAAGAAAATAAAGAACGTAAAATTGTATCTTCCATCTAGGCTTTCGGAAGCAGATGTTAGCACAAGGTACTTGAAGTGGTGGAAGCAATCCGTGGCAGGTCCCAAGGATGCATGTGAAGCAGCTGTGCCACAGAAAAAAAGATCGAAGAGAACAAAGAGTAAGCAATGGTTTCTATTGAGGGCTAACTACCCCTCCGTAACTCCTGGTTTCCCTCCCAAAGGTGCAACAGAAACTGACGATCTTATGGATGAAGATGAACAAACTATATTAGAGCTTTCGAAGGATCCAGTGGATGAAGATAAACTAACTATATCGGAACTTTTGAAATACAGTAAGAAGGATGAAAGTTTTGGGATTAGACAAAGTAGTGAGAGTGTGAAATTATCAGGTCAAGATCAGAAATTGGCATGTCCAGTTGCAGAAGAAAGTTCTGTCAATACCATGAAGTTGGGTGAGGATATTGTAAGCACTGTAGACAACGGATGTGCTAGCAGTAGCACTTTATTTGAGAAACGATTGTGGGAGCTTAATTCTAGGTGCACGAGGCTTGAAAGTTTGGTCAGCGAGTTAGAAGCACATTCATTTGGGTGCAACTTTTGGGAAAGCTTTTAA
- the LOC139194779 gene encoding uncharacterized protein, whose protein sequence is MEKSEESMVEEREDMMISPSGGKPFLKKSYFLKPTLINSSIDEPLFNLPPSFSSLPSRFEPDTCALKVDFQGWPQQNKSNWKSWVHEMAVVHRSTWKKAELNEIEDKLVAQRKDIIKSRAKKATTSSWLNRFINGGHELKHEVFLVYWLSRYVFNDGGIIHRPVFSIAIHLARGTRIALAPAILSSVYNDLGVLKTATVDSNQLESSCVAVSDLAIRSPFQLVQVWAWERSSNLRPENPNHLNNGEPRMARWDKVDSLGVEN, encoded by the exons ATGGAGAAGTCAGAAGAATCAATggtggaagagagagaagatatGATGATTTCACCATCTGGTGGCAAACCATTTCTCAAAAAATCCTACTTTTTGAAACCCACTTTAATAAAttcctccattgatgaacctCTTTTCAACCTACCaccttctttctcctcccttCCATCCCGTTTCGAGCCAGATACATGTGCTTTGAAGGTTGATTTCCAGGGATGGCcgcaacaaaacaaaagtaatTGGAAATCTTGGGTTCATGAAATGGCTGTTGTGCACCGATCTACCTGGAAGAAGGCTG AACTGAACGAAATCGAAGATAAACTAGTGGCACAGAGAAAGGACATCATAAAGAGTCGTGCGAAGAAGGCTACCACAAGCTCGTGGTTAAATAGGTTCATCAATGGTGGGCATGAACTCAAACATGAAGTTTTTCTTGTGTACTGGTTGTCAAGGTATGTTTTCAACGATGGTGGTATAATACATAGGCCTGTTTTCTCCATAGCAATTCATTTAGCTAGGGGGACTAGAATCGCACTTGCACCTGCAATTCTTTCTAGTGTTTATAATGATTTGGGTGTATTGAAAACGGCAACTGTTGATTCGAACCAATTGGAAAGTAGTTGTGTTGCTGTTTCAGACCTCGCCATTCGATCACCATTTCAGTTAGTTCAGGTTTGGGCATGGGAACGATCCTCGAACCTTAGGCCTGAAAACCCCAATCATCTCAATAATGGTGAGCCAAGAATGGCAAGATGGGATAAAGTAGATAGTTTGGGAGTTGAAAACTAG